The [Limnothrix rosea] IAM M-220 genome has a window encoding:
- a CDS encoding DUF433 domain-containing protein yields the protein MNYQNIITIESDKRGGKPCIRQMRITVYDVLGWLASGMSINEILDDFPELTETDIRACLEFAADREHRLVVSVTAA from the coding sequence ATGAATTATCAAAATATTATTACTATCGAATCGGATAAACGAGGAGGAAAGCCTTGTATTCGCCAAATGCGGATCACTGTTTATGATGTTCTTGGGTGGCTAGCATCGGGAATGTCTATTAATGAAATTCTTGATGATTTTCCTGAACTGACAGAAACGGATATCAGGGCTTGTTTAGAATTTGCAGCGGATCGTGAACATCGTTTAGTAGTCTCGGTTACTGCTGCATGA
- a CDS encoding DUF5615 family PIN-like protein has translation MKLLFDQNLSRKLVDRLADIFPEASHVQFHGLAEKTDTEIWEFAKENDFCIVTQDADFPEKVRLLGAPPKVIWLRYGNAPTKTIESLVRSAHEAINELLTNETLYCLELH, from the coding sequence ATGAAATTATTGTTTGATCAGAATTTGAGCCGAAAGTTAGTTGATCGGCTAGCCGATATTTTTCCAGAAGCGAGCCATGTACAGTTTCATGGTTTGGCAGAAAAGACAGACACGGAAATTTGGGAATTTGCAAAGGAAAATGATTTTTGTATTGTGACTCAGGATGCTGATTTTCCAGAAAAAGTTCGATTATTAGGTGCTCCACCAAAAGTTATCTGGCTCAGATATGGAAATGCTCCCACCAAGACAATTGAAAGTTTAGTGCGTTCAGCTCATGAAGCAATTAATGAATTATTAACCAATGAAACTCTTTACTGCTTGGAACTACATTGA
- a CDS encoding REP-associated tyrosine transposase: MSNYRRPTIRGGTYFITQVTYQRIPWLCTDLGRQALREAIAKVRQKYPFEINAFVLLPDHFHCLWTLPEDDHDFSVRMRLIKTHVTKNHGDRLNINETISQSRHKRKEKNLWQRRFWEHLIRDEEDYARHCDYIHYNPVKHGLCSTAQEWQYSSIHRFISEGIYPPDWGSTEIVEKPHSIWDE; encoded by the coding sequence ATGTCAAACTATCGAAGACCAACAATCAGAGGCGGAACCTATTTCATTACTCAAGTCACTTATCAACGAATACCATGGCTTTGCACAGATTTAGGACGACAAGCGTTGCGAGAGGCGATCGCCAAAGTACGCCAAAAATATCCTTTTGAGATTAATGCTTTTGTTTTATTGCCCGATCATTTCCATTGTCTATGGACATTACCAGAAGATGATCATGACTTTTCTGTGAGAATGCGTCTCATCAAAACTCACGTGACGAAAAATCACGGCGATCGCCTGAATATTAACGAAACCATTTCACAATCGCGCCACAAACGAAAAGAAAAAAATCTATGGCAACGACGCTTCTGGGAACATTTAATCCGAGACGAAGAAGATTATGCCCGACATTGCGATTACATTCATTACAACCCCGTCAAACATGGATTGTGCAGTACAGCCCAAGAATGGCAATATTCGAGCATTCATCGCTTTATCTCAGAAGGAATTTATCCACCCGATTGGGGCAGTACCGAAATCGTAGAAAAACCCCACAGCATCTGGGATGAATAA